In one window of Candidatus Kinetoplastibacterium blastocrithidii (ex Strigomonas culicis) DNA:
- the gshB gene encoding glutathione synthase: MHVLFIIDPINSLKAYKDTSVSIMRALIDRGHRVSIAMQNDVFIDSDNIVKSNANSICIDDDLSKSTWHSITDVFYRFPLSNFDAVLMRKDPPFDLEYLYTTHLLEISERQGAKIFNSPGSIRNHPEKLSIMEFPEIISPTLVTSNIGFLKNFYVQYKDIIIKPLDGMGGVGVFRIKEDDSNLNVILEVSTHNGMTTVMAQKYIPDIVDGDKRILIVGNRIIPFCLARLPLMGDHRGNLAVGGIGKVQKLSDSDINIANIVYNRLHGRGLYIIGLDIIGRYLTEINVTSPTCFVEISEQAGFNIANIFVEFLEKKVN; encoded by the coding sequence ATGCATGTTTTATTTATTATTGATCCTATAAATTCTTTGAAGGCGTATAAAGATACTTCTGTTTCTATAATGCGTGCTTTGATTGATAGAGGCCATCGTGTCAGTATTGCAATGCAAAATGATGTTTTTATCGATTCTGATAATATAGTTAAGTCGAATGCTAACTCTATTTGCATTGATGATGATTTAAGTAAAAGCACTTGGCATTCTATAACTGATGTTTTTTATAGGTTTCCATTGAGTAATTTTGATGCAGTATTGATGCGCAAAGATCCACCATTCGATTTAGAATATCTTTATACAACACACTTATTGGAAATTTCAGAAAGACAAGGTGCAAAAATTTTTAATAGTCCTGGTTCTATACGTAATCATCCAGAGAAGTTATCTATAATGGAGTTCCCTGAAATAATATCCCCTACATTAGTTACTAGCAATATAGGTTTTTTGAAAAATTTTTATGTGCAGTATAAGGATATTATAATTAAGCCACTTGATGGAATGGGTGGGGTTGGTGTTTTTAGAATAAAAGAAGATGATTCAAATTTAAATGTTATTTTAGAGGTATCTACACATAATGGCATGACTACTGTCATGGCGCAAAAGTATATACCTGATATAGTTGATGGAGATAAAAGGATATTAATTGTTGGAAATAGAATAATTCCATTTTGTTTAGCTAGGCTACCTTTGATGGGTGATCATCGAGGTAATCTTGCAGTGGGTGGGATAGGTAAAGTTCAAAAATTATCTGATAGTGATATTAATATAGCAAACATTGTTTACAATAGATTACATGGGCGTGGTCTTTATATAATTGGTTTAGATATAATAGGCAGATATTTAACTGAGATAAATGTAACGAGTCCTACATGTTTTGTAGAAATTTCAGAGCAAGCTGGTTTTAATATTGCTAATATATTCGTAGAGTTTTTAGAAAAAAAAGTAAATTAG
- the ileS gene encoding isoleucine--tRNA ligase produces MDYKKTLNLPETSFPMRGNLAQKEPLWVKEFEDSKIYLAIESACKNRLKFTLHDGPPYANGDIHLGHAINKILKDIIIKSKLMLGYGAQYIPGWDCHGMPIEIQIEKKHGKNLNIKDLQSKARKYASQQIERQKSEFKRLGIIGYWDKPYLTMNFKNEANEIRVLAKILKKGYIYRGLKPVNWCFDCGSALSDAEVEYNNRVDNSIFVSFKFTDKNALSAAFNLKGAQENGGIVIWTTTPWTIPVNQFINVNPDIEYSLVRITPSLNHGPLIIIAKDRIDYFLEKINIKKHEIIATTKGESLLNLEFLHPLSEIHDFYNRKSKLYLANYVTLDNGTGIVHSAPAHGVEDFAVFKENGFKDEDILNLVNSDGKYNKDLPVFGDKIIWDASKDILGFLKQTGALIKHEDYSHSYMHCWRHKTPIILMATRQWFAGMDIKHNDITVRESALSNIDNIIFYPAWGKERLKSMIANRPDWTLSRQRKWGVPIAFLINKETGDIHPRTIELLEKIALRIEKNGIEEWQEINVNELIEKNESELYKKNQDTLDVWFDSGSTHATVIGGLGNDIDGSHKNILDWPVDLYLEGSDQHRGWFHSSLLIGCMLYGKSPYKSVLTHGFFVDQNGRKMSKSLGNIISPKEICNSLGAEILRLWVATTDYSGEMHISDEILNRVVESYRRIRNTIRFLLANLNDFNRNEQFIEYDNLLEIDRYFLCVTHKIQKDVIFHYEKYDFHTAISKLQHFCSEELGAFYLDILKDRLYTTKPNSLSRKSAQSALSEITQTLIKMLSPVLSFTSEEAWKALLETNAVDHNVKMNHNVTIFTDTHHNLGLDNIDNIMLIKKWDRIRAIRDLTQKKIEEIRNTGKLGSSLQAEVHIYANPTDKEILDSLKDELKFILIVSKVSVYKHDSDHIIIDVKVSSNKKCERCWHYTEDVRDYGSYQDICSRCAGNLAE; encoded by the coding sequence ATGGACTACAAAAAAACACTTAATCTACCTGAAACATCTTTCCCTATGCGCGGGAATTTAGCACAAAAAGAACCTTTATGGGTAAAAGAATTTGAAGATAGTAAAATATATCTGGCTATTGAATCTGCATGTAAAAACAGATTAAAATTCACTCTACATGACGGCCCACCTTATGCTAACGGCGATATACACCTAGGGCACGCTATCAATAAGATCCTCAAGGATATAATAATTAAAAGCAAACTAATGCTTGGATATGGAGCACAATATATCCCAGGTTGGGATTGTCATGGCATGCCAATAGAAATTCAGATAGAAAAAAAACATGGTAAAAATCTAAATATTAAAGATCTACAGAGTAAGGCTCGTAAATATGCAAGCCAACAGATTGAAAGACAAAAATCCGAATTCAAACGTCTTGGCATAATAGGATACTGGGATAAACCTTATCTAACCATGAACTTTAAAAATGAGGCTAATGAGATTAGGGTGTTAGCTAAAATTTTAAAAAAAGGATATATCTATAGGGGACTAAAACCAGTTAATTGGTGCTTCGATTGCGGATCAGCTCTGTCTGATGCTGAAGTTGAATACAATAATCGTGTAGATAATTCTATATTTGTATCTTTCAAATTTACCGATAAAAATGCACTGTCTGCAGCTTTTAATTTAAAGGGAGCACAAGAAAACGGCGGCATTGTAATATGGACAACAACACCTTGGACCATACCAGTCAATCAATTTATAAATGTAAATCCAGATATAGAATATTCTCTGGTGCGTATAACGCCATCACTAAACCATGGCCCTTTGATCATAATAGCAAAAGATAGAATCGATTATTTTTTAGAAAAAATAAATATCAAAAAACATGAAATAATAGCCACAACTAAAGGAGAATCATTACTAAATCTAGAATTCTTACATCCATTATCAGAGATACATGATTTTTATAATAGAAAATCTAAATTGTATCTTGCTAATTATGTAACATTAGATAATGGCACAGGAATAGTTCATTCCGCACCAGCACATGGTGTAGAAGATTTTGCCGTTTTTAAAGAAAATGGCTTTAAAGATGAAGATATACTTAATTTGGTGAATAGTGATGGCAAATATAATAAAGATCTACCAGTTTTTGGAGATAAAATAATCTGGGATGCAAGTAAAGACATACTAGGCTTTCTTAAACAAACCGGAGCATTGATAAAGCATGAAGACTATTCCCATAGTTACATGCACTGCTGGCGCCATAAAACACCAATTATCCTAATGGCAACCCGTCAATGGTTTGCTGGAATGGATATTAAACATAATGATATAACAGTCAGAGAATCAGCCTTATCAAATATTGATAATATAATATTCTATCCAGCATGGGGAAAAGAACGTCTAAAATCCATGATAGCTAATAGGCCAGACTGGACCTTATCAAGGCAAAGAAAATGGGGGGTTCCTATAGCTTTTCTAATAAATAAAGAAACAGGAGACATCCATCCCAGAACAATTGAACTTTTAGAGAAAATAGCATTAAGAATAGAAAAAAATGGAATAGAGGAATGGCAAGAAATAAATGTAAATGAACTAATAGAAAAAAATGAATCAGAATTATATAAAAAAAATCAAGACACATTAGACGTATGGTTTGATTCTGGATCTACTCATGCTACTGTAATTGGAGGTCTAGGTAATGATATTGATGGATCTCATAAAAATATACTTGACTGGCCTGTAGACTTGTATCTAGAGGGATCAGATCAACATAGAGGATGGTTTCATTCTTCTTTGCTAATCGGTTGTATGTTGTATGGAAAGTCCCCTTATAAATCAGTTCTTACCCATGGGTTCTTTGTAGACCAGAATGGTCGAAAGATGAGCAAATCATTAGGAAATATAATATCGCCTAAAGAAATATGTAATTCTTTAGGCGCAGAAATACTAAGGTTATGGGTTGCTACTACAGACTATTCCGGAGAAATGCACATATCAGATGAAATACTTAATAGAGTCGTTGAAAGTTACCGCAGAATTCGCAATACAATAAGATTCCTTCTCGCAAATCTTAATGACTTTAATAGAAACGAGCAATTTATAGAATATGATAATTTATTAGAAATAGATAGATATTTTCTATGTGTAACACATAAAATACAGAAAGATGTGATTTTTCATTATGAAAAATATGACTTTCATACAGCAATATCAAAATTGCAACATTTTTGCTCAGAAGAGCTAGGGGCATTCTATTTAGATATTTTAAAAGATAGACTATACACAACTAAACCAAATAGCTTATCAAGAAAATCCGCTCAAAGTGCTTTGTCAGAAATTACACAAACTCTTATAAAAATGCTATCTCCAGTTTTATCTTTTACATCAGAAGAGGCCTGGAAAGCTTTGCTAGAAACAAATGCAGTAGATCACAATGTAAAAATGAATCACAATGTTACAATATTCACTGATACGCACCATAACTTAGGACTTGATAACATTGATAATATAATGCTAATCAAAAAATGGGATCGCATTAGAGCAATACGAGATTTGACTCAAAAAAAGATAGAAGAAATACGAAATACTGGAAAACTTGGATCTTCTTTACAAGCTGAAGTGCATATATATGCCAATCCAACTGATAAAGAAATTCTAGATAGCTTAAAAGATGAATTAAAATTTATATTAATTGTTTCAAAGGTATCTGTCTATAAGCATGATAGTGATCATATAATAATTGATGTGAAGGTATCTAGTAACAAAAAATGCGAGCGCTGCTGGCATTATACTGAAGATGTCAGAGATTATGGTAGTTATCAAGATATCTGCAGTAGATGTGCTGGGAACTTGGCTGAATAG
- the dut gene encoding dUTP diphosphatase codes for MSKIDIEIKILDDRIIKLWGPPTYQTDLAAAIDLYACIDKPIKIKPGNMAQLLPSGISIHMNNNSMMAMILPRSGLGHKKGLVLGNTAGVIDADYSGPILISVWNRNSVESKTDICISPGERIAQMIFLPIIRPNFKIVENFSFQNPRGEGGFGSTDK; via the coding sequence ATGTCTAAAATTGATATAGAAATAAAGATATTAGATGATCGAATAATAAAATTATGGGGGCCTCCAACTTATCAAACAGACCTTGCTGCTGCTATAGATCTATATGCTTGCATAGATAAACCGATAAAAATAAAGCCTGGAAATATGGCTCAACTATTACCATCTGGTATATCCATTCATATGAATAATAATAGTATGATGGCAATGATACTACCAAGGTCTGGTTTAGGACATAAAAAAGGTCTAGTATTGGGAAATACGGCTGGAGTAATTGATGCTGACTATTCCGGACCTATACTGATAAGCGTATGGAACAGAAATAGCGTAGAGTCGAAAACAGACATCTGCATTTCGCCTGGCGAAAGGATTGCTCAAATGATATTTCTCCCAATAATAAGACCAAATTTCAAGATAGTAGAAAACTTTTCCTTTCAAAATCCTAGGGGAGAAGGTGGTTTTGGATCGACTGATAAATGA
- the thrS gene encoding threonine--tRNA ligase: MIIITFPDGVQIRYKDQVTVSQLITDLDCGSEEIVAAYISLESKKLEIVDTSFSIKNNAQVRLIRKNDNEWLNILRHSTAHLLAYAVKELFEDAKIAIGPVIENGFYYDIACKKSFNEDDLKIIEKRMIDISLRNESIVREEWDRNFAIDFFKNKGEFYKVDLISKIPMGEAISIYREGNFLDLCRGPHVPSTGHLKYFKLLKLSGAYWHGDSNNEMLQRIYGTAWSTREDLDKYLEMLKLAENSDHRKVGRDLDLFHFQEEAPGLVFWHANGLLVWQQIESYMRDIYSKNGYKEVRTPQIIDISLWKKTGHWDNYRENMFTVSSENRSYALKPMNCPGHIQIFNSKLHSYKELPIRYGEFGCCHRNESSGSLHGLMRLRGFTQDDGHIFCTEEQLHEECTLFTKLLQKVYMDFGFTDITYCIATRPKKRVGSDLIWDKAESALMDSLNSINCDFSINEGEGAFYGPKIEYTLRDAIGRSWQCGTVQVDFSMPNLLNAEYVNSEDCRQNPVMIHRAILGSMERFIGILVEHYAGVMPLWLAPTQAMICCISEQSIEYARSIYSLLLSKKFRVEIDLRNEKIGRKIREHSLKKIPYIIVVGENEKKDCNISVRSHGSINLRQMSLENFIIHLDSDISMRRVVAS; the protein is encoded by the coding sequence ATGATAATAATTACCTTTCCAGATGGTGTTCAGATTAGGTATAAGGATCAGGTTACAGTTTCACAGTTGATTACAGATCTTGATTGTGGATCTGAAGAAATAGTAGCTGCTTATATAAGTCTGGAAAGTAAAAAATTAGAAATAGTTGATACTAGCTTTTCTATAAAAAATAATGCTCAAGTTAGATTAATAAGAAAAAATGATAATGAATGGTTAAATATATTAAGACATTCCACAGCACATTTACTTGCTTATGCGGTTAAAGAATTATTTGAAGATGCTAAAATAGCAATAGGACCGGTTATAGAAAACGGTTTTTACTATGATATTGCTTGTAAAAAATCATTTAACGAAGATGATCTTAAGATAATTGAAAAAAGAATGATTGATATTTCTCTAAGAAATGAAAGTATTGTTAGAGAGGAATGGGATAGAAATTTTGCTATAGATTTCTTTAAAAATAAAGGTGAATTTTACAAGGTTGATTTAATATCTAAAATACCTATGGGTGAGGCAATTTCTATATATAGGGAAGGCAACTTTCTAGATTTATGTAGAGGTCCTCATGTGCCTTCAACTGGACACTTAAAGTATTTTAAGTTGTTAAAACTATCGGGTGCGTATTGGCATGGTGATAGTAATAACGAAATGTTACAAAGGATATACGGAACAGCATGGTCTACTAGAGAGGATCTTGATAAATATTTAGAAATGTTAAAGCTTGCAGAAAACAGTGATCACCGAAAAGTAGGTAGAGATCTTGATTTATTTCACTTTCAAGAAGAAGCTCCTGGTTTAGTATTTTGGCATGCTAATGGTTTGTTGGTGTGGCAGCAAATTGAATCTTATATGAGAGATATTTATTCTAAGAATGGATATAAAGAAGTAAGGACTCCTCAGATAATAGATATTTCATTATGGAAGAAAACAGGGCATTGGGATAATTATCGTGAAAATATGTTTACTGTAAGCTCTGAAAATAGGAGTTATGCTCTAAAACCAATGAATTGTCCAGGGCACATACAAATATTCAATTCTAAGTTGCATTCATATAAGGAACTTCCTATTAGGTACGGTGAATTTGGTTGTTGTCATAGAAATGAGTCTTCTGGCTCCTTACATGGATTAATGAGGTTGCGTGGGTTTACGCAAGACGATGGTCATATATTTTGCACAGAAGAACAATTACATGAAGAATGTACTTTATTTACAAAATTGTTGCAAAAAGTATACATGGATTTTGGCTTTACTGATATTACTTACTGTATTGCGACTAGACCTAAGAAAAGAGTAGGTAGTGATTTGATATGGGACAAAGCTGAATCTGCTCTAATGGATAGTCTAAATAGTATTAATTGTGATTTTTCTATTAATGAAGGCGAAGGGGCATTTTATGGCCCAAAAATTGAATATACACTTAGAGATGCTATAGGTAGAAGTTGGCAATGTGGTACGGTTCAGGTTGACTTCTCAATGCCTAATCTTCTCAATGCTGAGTATGTTAATAGTGAAGACTGTCGTCAAAATCCAGTCATGATCCATCGTGCTATACTAGGATCTATGGAGCGTTTTATAGGCATTTTAGTTGAGCATTATGCTGGAGTTATGCCGCTATGGTTAGCGCCAACTCAAGCTATGATATGTTGTATTTCTGAGCAATCTATTGAATATGCTAGGTCAATTTACTCTTTATTGCTTAGTAAAAAATTTAGAGTTGAGATTGATTTGCGTAATGAGAAAATAGGACGTAAAATTCGTGAACATAGTCTAAAGAAAATACCTTATATCATTGTAGTGGGTGAGAACGAAAAAAAAGATTGCAATATTTCAGTTCGGAGTCATGGTTCTATAAATCTTAGGCAGATGAGCTTGGAAAATTTTATAATTCATTTAGATTCGGATATATCTATGAGGCGTGTTGTAGCATCATAG
- a CDS encoding phosphoribosylanthranilate isomerase, translating to MINNRVRIKICGFTKEDDIISAVNSGVDAVGMVFYEKSKRFISIDRAVALKKEIPAFVNLVALFVNASKDKVKEVQDAIYPDYLQFHGDESPEVCASFKQKYIKAFRVGSPTLNSGDSLLNECLNYINADGWLFDSYSCGYGGSGKTFNHDLLKHICTKSINKRPIILSGGLSIDNIIDSINYLHPWAIDISSGVELEPGIKSIVKIRELINLVNSCSYN from the coding sequence ATGATAAATAATAGAGTGAGAATAAAAATATGTGGATTTACAAAGGAGGATGATATTATCTCTGCCGTTAATTCTGGAGTAGATGCTGTAGGAATGGTTTTCTATGAGAAAAGTAAACGTTTCATCTCTATAGATAGGGCTGTAGCTTTGAAAAAAGAAATACCGGCATTTGTAAATTTGGTAGCTTTATTTGTCAATGCATCTAAAGATAAGGTTAAAGAGGTTCAGGATGCTATTTATCCTGATTACTTGCAGTTTCATGGAGATGAATCTCCAGAAGTATGTGCTAGCTTTAAACAGAAATATATAAAAGCCTTTCGTGTAGGTTCTCCAACACTAAACTCTGGTGATAGTTTATTAAATGAGTGCTTGAATTATATTAATGCAGATGGATGGTTATTTGATAGTTATAGTTGTGGTTATGGTGGAAGTGGCAAGACTTTTAATCATGATCTGTTGAAACATATATGTACTAAATCCATAAATAAAAGACCTATAATACTATCCGGTGGTTTAAGTATAGATAATATAATAGATTCTATAAATTATTTACATCCATGGGCTATTGATATAAGTAGTGGAGTTGAACTGGAGCCTGGTATAAAGTCTATTGTTAAAATCAGAGAGTTAATTAATTTAGTAAATAGTTGTTCTTATAATTAA
- the coaBC gene encoding bifunctional phosphopantothenoylcysteine decarboxylase/phosphopantothenate--cysteine ligase CoaBC — protein MLDLDKKHVVLGITGSIACYKAAELTRALIDNGAIVDIVMTKSAQKFITTVTMQALSGRPVFTEENEDRFYNGMTHINIGRCNDLILIAPATANFIAKIANGMADDLLSSICLARKCPLFIAPAMNREMWNNVSTQRNINQLIKDNVSIIGPDSGKQACGDIGIGRLSATDNIIEEIISSSKDKILEGKKILITAGPTIEPIDPVRFISNRSSGKMGYAIARAAKESGGIVTMVTGPTSLNIPSNIEFFKVTTAEEMYKAVMSNVNKTDIFISVAAVCDWKIKNFSNSKIKKNNDSKTLPDISFTLNKDILTEVAKINNAPWCVGFAAETENLDENARMKLLNKKVQLIVGNMAIESFELDMTTLVLFDLNGSYKIPKMSKIEAARRLMLEIRNRMEIF, from the coding sequence ATGTTAGATCTTGATAAAAAACATGTAGTATTAGGGATAACTGGTAGTATAGCTTGCTACAAAGCAGCCGAATTAACTAGAGCACTGATAGATAATGGAGCAATTGTAGACATAGTAATGACAAAATCAGCTCAAAAATTCATTACTACTGTTACAATGCAGGCTTTGTCTGGCAGACCAGTATTCACTGAAGAAAATGAAGATAGATTCTATAACGGCATGACGCATATAAATATTGGTCGTTGTAATGACTTGATATTAATTGCACCAGCAACTGCAAATTTTATAGCAAAAATAGCTAATGGAATGGCAGATGATTTATTATCATCGATTTGTCTAGCTAGAAAATGTCCGCTATTTATAGCACCGGCAATGAATAGAGAAATGTGGAATAATGTAAGCACACAACGAAATATTAATCAATTAATAAAAGATAATGTGAGTATTATAGGACCAGATTCTGGAAAACAAGCATGCGGTGATATTGGCATTGGGCGGCTATCAGCAACTGATAATATTATAGAAGAAATAATATCCTCATCAAAGGATAAAATATTAGAAGGTAAAAAAATACTTATAACAGCTGGGCCTACTATTGAGCCCATTGATCCTGTTAGATTCATTAGTAATAGATCATCTGGTAAGATGGGTTATGCTATAGCAAGAGCAGCAAAGGAATCTGGAGGAATAGTAACGATGGTTACCGGGCCAACATCGCTCAATATTCCTAGCAATATTGAGTTCTTTAAAGTAACGACAGCTGAAGAAATGTATAAAGCAGTAATGAGCAATGTCAATAAAACTGACATATTTATATCTGTAGCTGCAGTATGCGATTGGAAAATAAAAAATTTTAGTAATAGTAAAATTAAAAAAAATAATGATTCAAAAACTCTTCCAGATATATCATTTACTCTTAATAAAGATATTCTAACAGAAGTTGCTAAAATTAATAATGCTCCTTGGTGTGTAGGATTTGCTGCAGAAACAGAAAACCTAGATGAAAATGCCAGAATGAAACTTTTAAATAAAAAAGTACAATTAATAGTAGGCAATATGGCTATTGAATCGTTTGAATTAGATATGACAACATTAGTGCTTTTTGATTTAAATGGATCATATAAAATTCCTAAAATGAGCAAAATAGAAGCAGCAAGAAGACTAATGCTTGAAATTCGTAATAGAATGGAAATATTTTAA
- the truA gene encoding tRNA pseudouridine(38-40) synthase TruA: MYRIAMGISYNGSGFCGWQTQSNLCSIQDVIENALYNFSGFKKIKVVCAGRTDAGVHAVNQVIHFDTNLDRKMESWVRGVNSFLPNSVSVVWSQLVDNDFHARFSAISRTYSYIIYCSKVRSAIYNDLVGWSFYVLDIDLMRRAIDLLVGEHDFSSFRSSQCQSKTPIRTVYSVSLNNYGPFIVFTINANAFLQHMIRNIVGSLIYIGRRNRDPIWIKELLLAKDRTKGFSTFSPNGLYLMDIEYPSNFHINKKNSNNQIFLNF; encoded by the coding sequence ATGTATAGAATTGCTATGGGCATTTCTTACAATGGTTCTGGCTTCTGTGGATGGCAAACTCAGTCAAATCTTTGTTCAATACAAGATGTTATAGAAAATGCTTTGTATAATTTTTCTGGGTTTAAGAAGATAAAGGTAGTATGTGCTGGTCGTACTGATGCAGGGGTTCATGCAGTTAATCAAGTTATACATTTTGATACAAATTTAGATAGAAAAATGGAATCTTGGGTTAGAGGGGTTAATTCTTTTTTGCCAAATTCTGTTTCTGTTGTATGGTCTCAGCTCGTAGATAATGACTTTCATGCTCGTTTTAGTGCGATATCTAGAACATATTCTTACATTATATATTGTTCTAAAGTGCGTTCAGCTATTTATAATGATTTAGTTGGATGGAGTTTTTATGTTTTAGACATTGATTTAATGAGACGTGCTATTGATTTGTTAGTAGGGGAACATGATTTTAGCAGTTTTAGATCATCTCAGTGTCAGTCAAAAACCCCTATTAGAACTGTTTATAGTGTTAGCCTTAATAACTATGGACCATTTATAGTTTTTACTATAAATGCCAATGCTTTTCTGCAACATATGATTCGTAATATAGTAGGCTCATTAATTTATATTGGACGGAGAAATAGAGATCCTATTTGGATTAAAGAATTACTTTTAGCCAAAGATAGAACAAAAGGATTTTCAACTTTTTCCCCTAATGGTTTATATTTAATGGATATTGAATACCCATCTAATTTTCATATAAATAAAAAAAACAGCAATAATCAAATTTTTTTAAATTTTTGA
- a CDS encoding HPr family phosphocarrier protein encodes MLSKNVTVNNEYGLNATESIKLTNIASSFQSDVFISSNSRRVNAKSIMGVMMLAACNGTNIKIETNGIDSEEAMDAIVDFFNK; translated from the coding sequence ATGTTATCCAAAAATGTTACTGTTAATAATGAGTACGGATTAAATGCTACTGAGTCTATTAAATTGACTAATATTGCAAGTAGTTTTCAAAGTGATGTTTTTATCTCTAGTAATTCTCGCAGAGTAAATGCAAAAAGCATAATGGGTGTTATGATGCTAGCTGCTTGTAACGGAACAAATATCAAAATAGAGACTAATGGGATAGACTCTGAGGAAGCTATGGATGCTATTGTTGATTTTTTCAATAAATAA
- the infC gene encoding translation initiation factor IF-3, whose amino-acid sequence MVTEKTNRINGEIRIPEVRLIGINGEQLGIVKISEALRLSEQHQVDLVEIAPNAVPSVCRLMDYGKFKYKEQKRQAEAKAKQKVIQVKEVKFRPSTDEGDYNVKLKNLRRFLDDGDKAKVTLRFRGREMAHQELGMRVLERIRKDLSDSAIVESMPRLEGRQMVMMLAPNKKMMPNKD is encoded by the coding sequence ATCGTCACTGAAAAAACTAATCGCATCAATGGTGAAATCCGTATCCCCGAGGTGCGTCTTATAGGAATAAATGGGGAGCAGTTAGGTATTGTAAAGATTTCTGAGGCTTTACGTCTTTCTGAGCAGCATCAGGTTGATCTGGTTGAGATTGCACCAAATGCTGTTCCTTCTGTCTGTCGCTTAATGGATTATGGTAAATTTAAATATAAAGAACAGAAGAGACAGGCTGAGGCAAAAGCTAAACAAAAAGTAATTCAGGTGAAGGAAGTAAAGTTTAGACCTTCTACAGATGAAGGTGATTACAATGTTAAACTTAAAAATCTACGACGTTTCTTGGATGATGGAGATAAAGCTAAGGTAACACTCCGTTTCAGAGGACGTGAAATGGCTCACCAAGAGTTAGGTATGCGAGTATTAGAGAGAATTCGTAAAGATTTATCAGATTCGGCTATAGTGGAATCGATGCCAAGATTAGAGGGAAGACAAATGGTAATGATGCTTGCTCCTAATAAGAAGATGATGCCCAATAAAGATTGA
- the lspA gene encoding signal peptidase II, translating to MVVIKISAVDVLGTWLNRSWILNMINSRYFANLSYTNSIMYAISVLFLVFTDIVTKLYYNKHLSYGSDLNVLPFLNITLIYNYGASFGLLSDQNQEWQKYLLISIGIIASIFMIIVLYKLDRNENIASIRLRFATILILSGTLGNVLDRITHGYVIDFISLHYNNIYLPVFNIADITISLGFLIFIANNFFSKNLNIYKK from the coding sequence ATGGTAGTTATCAAGATATCTGCAGTAGATGTGCTGGGAACTTGGCTGAATAGATCATGGATATTAAATATGATTAATAGTCGGTATTTCGCTAACTTATCGTACACTAATAGCATAATGTATGCTATTAGTGTACTTTTCCTAGTGTTTACAGATATTGTAACAAAATTATATTATAACAAACACCTATCTTACGGAAGTGATTTGAATGTATTACCATTTTTAAATATAACACTTATATATAACTATGGAGCATCATTTGGTCTGCTGTCAGATCAAAACCAAGAATGGCAAAAATATCTACTAATATCTATAGGAATTATAGCATCGATATTCATGATAATAGTTTTATACAAGTTAGATAGAAATGAAAATATTGCATCTATTAGACTAAGATTTGCTACCATATTGATACTTAGTGGCACATTAGGTAATGTTCTTGATAGAATAACTCATGGTTATGTCATAGATTTTATATCACTTCATTACAATAACATTTACTTGCCAGTATTCAATATTGCAGATATCACGATAAGCCTGGGATTTTTAATTTTTATTGCAAATAATTTTTTCTCAAAAAACTTAAATATATATAAAAAATAG